The following proteins are encoded in a genomic region of Nitrososphaera sp.:
- a CDS encoding NADH-quinone oxidoreductase subunit D, giving the protein MTLSVGPQHPGSGHFRFVIKVDGDYIVYCDPDPGYVHRGEEKMCEYRNVIQNIPHLERPVIHDSTNVTYSYSLAVEELIGIEVPRRGQFIRALASEMNRQIYTLYWLAIYGIFLGHSTMFMWPAGDRELFIDLMEALTGARVTHAYNIPGGVRNDMPNGFKEKALRQIRYFQKRLKEYEDIFYNMPLFRQRTEGVAVLSKEDAIKLGVTGSVLRASGVPYDIRKVEPYDIYNEIDFKVQYMQSGDSFARSYVPFLDMKESCYIMEQLLDKMPESGEVRAKLQPNPKGPPGEAYRRVESGRGALGYYIVSDGKPRLYRVKISVGSFRNILALPHLLVGSRMADMPSVYWSLNYWPVEADR; this is encoded by the coding sequence ATGACTTTGAGCGTCGGTCCGCAGCACCCCGGTTCCGGCCACTTTAGGTTCGTTATCAAGGTAGACGGGGACTATATCGTCTACTGCGACCCTGACCCGGGTTACGTTCATCGCGGCGAGGAGAAAATGTGCGAGTACCGAAACGTGATTCAGAACATTCCCCACCTTGAAAGGCCTGTAATCCACGACTCTACAAACGTAACCTACTCGTACAGCCTTGCCGTAGAGGAGCTGATAGGTATCGAGGTGCCCCGGAGGGGCCAGTTTATCCGCGCCCTTGCCTCGGAAATGAACCGGCAGATCTACACTCTATACTGGCTTGCAATTTACGGAATATTTCTTGGGCACTCGACCATGTTCATGTGGCCCGCCGGCGACAGAGAGCTTTTCATCGACCTGATGGAGGCCCTGACAGGCGCACGTGTCACGCACGCTTACAACATCCCCGGAGGAGTAAGAAACGACATGCCAAACGGATTCAAGGAAAAGGCACTCCGACAGATCCGCTACTTCCAGAAGCGGCTCAAGGAATACGAGGACATATTCTACAACATGCCCCTTTTCCGCCAGAGGACCGAAGGCGTGGCGGTGCTGAGCAAGGAAGATGCAATCAAACTCGGAGTCACCGGCTCGGTCCTGCGAGCCTCGGGCGTGCCCTATGATATCCGAAAGGTCGAGCCCTACGACATTTACAATGAAATCGATTTCAAGGTCCAGTACATGCAGTCCGGCGACTCGTTTGCCCGCTCATACGTGCCGTTTCTTGACATGAAGGAATCGTGCTACATAATGGAGCAGCTGCTCGACAAGATGCCCGAGTCAGGCGAAGTGAGGGCAAAACTGCAGCCAAACCCCAAGGGCCCTCCAGGGGAGGCCTACAGGCGCGTCGAGTCTGGAAGGGGCGCACTGGGCTATTACATCGTAAGCGACGGCAAGCCGCGGCTGTACAGGGTAAAGATCTCAGTCGGCTCCTTTAGAAACATCCTTGCGCTGCCGCATCTCCTCGTTGGCTCCCGCATGGCCGACATGCCCTCGGTATACTGGTCACTCAACTACTGGCCCGTGGAGGCTGACAGGTAG
- the nuoB gene encoding NADH-quinone oxidoreductase subunit NuoB: MMKDLVSPQNFNVMVSKLSDVLVRALDAPLGYAINWGRIWSLWPVHLETACCSVEFGASSSPRYDVERFGIIEAFGSLRQCDLIVVQGTVTRKMAPRLRMVYDQMAEPKYVIAMGACAITGGLFFDSYNVLPGIDSVVPVDVYVPGCPPRPETLIQGCMLLQEKIKRSKIK; encoded by the coding sequence ATGATGAAGGACCTCGTGAGCCCGCAGAACTTCAACGTTATGGTGAGCAAGCTGAGCGACGTGCTTGTCAGAGCACTCGATGCTCCGCTAGGTTACGCCATAAACTGGGGAAGAATCTGGTCGCTCTGGCCCGTCCACCTGGAAACCGCGTGCTGCAGTGTGGAATTCGGCGCCTCGTCTAGCCCACGCTACGACGTCGAGAGATTCGGAATCATTGAAGCTTTTGGTTCTCTAAGGCAATGCGATCTGATAGTGGTCCAGGGAACTGTGACTCGGAAAATGGCCCCGCGTCTTCGAATGGTATATGACCAGATGGCCGAACCAAAGTACGTCATAGCCATGGGTGCATGCGCCATAACCGGAGGACTGTTCTTTGACTCGTACAACGTATTGCCGGGAATAGATAGTGTAGTTCCAGTGGACGTTTACGTTCCTGGGTGCCCTCCTAGACCTGAGACTCTAATCCAAGGATGTATGCTCCTGCAGGAAAAGATCAAAAGGTCAAAGATAAAGTAG
- a CDS encoding NADH-quinone oxidoreductase subunit A, translated as MLGFGLVASVPALILSRLLSPRRRYNPVKFLPMECGQMPTGEGRSHFMMQYYAYILMFVVFDVMSIFLYAWGTALFSIPRAATLPIIGFLAIMFTAMGYALYLSGKKGIW; from the coding sequence ATGCTCGGCTTTGGCTTGGTTGCATCAGTGCCCGCGCTGATTCTGTCCCGATTGCTGTCCCCGCGAAGGCGATACAACCCTGTAAAGTTTTTGCCAATGGAATGCGGTCAGATGCCGACAGGCGAGGGCCGTTCGCACTTTATGATGCAGTACTACGCCTACATCCTGATGTTCGTGGTCTTTGACGTCATGTCGATTTTCCTCTATGCTTGGGGCACCGCTCTTTTTTCCATCCCAAGAGCAGCCACGCTCCCAATCATTGGATTTCTGGCAATAATGTTTACTGCAATGGGGTATGCCCTTTACCTTTCCGGCAAGAAGGGGATCTGGTGA
- a CDS encoding NADH-quinone oxidoreductase subunit C: protein MSGEQKPTKPKESGSTSSSPSPPTLPAKTKTSAMAAVAAPQTGIAKEPAPPKFEKGLADQLTAEFGDLVKVLFVRPLRLKILVEPTNVVSVATYLRDTMGFDHAECAGGTDYPKDNQMEMVYQLGSYTNEDLGPQILMLAVRTNRDDPHLPTLLNVYKSVEYHERETFEMLGIYFDGHPRNDRFLLPEDWADLPPLRKDFRIKGR, encoded by the coding sequence ATGAGCGGCGAGCAAAAGCCGACCAAGCCCAAAGAGAGCGGCAGCACATCTTCAAGCCCTTCGCCCCCCACACTTCCTGCAAAGACCAAGACCTCCGCCATGGCCGCTGTGGCCGCGCCTCAGACGGGAATTGCAAAAGAACCGGCACCGCCCAAGTTTGAGAAAGGGCTTGCAGACCAGCTAACAGCCGAGTTCGGCGATCTTGTAAAGGTGCTTTTCGTCCGGCCTCTCAGGCTCAAGATCCTAGTCGAACCCACGAACGTTGTTTCTGTCGCTACTTACCTCCGCGATACAATGGGCTTTGATCATGCCGAGTGCGCAGGCGGAACGGACTATCCCAAAGACAACCAGATGGAAATGGTTTATCAGCTAGGCTCCTACACGAACGAGGACCTGGGACCGCAGATTCTTATGCTGGCTGTGAGGACAAACAGAGACGATCCGCACCTTCCCACGTTGTTAAATGTCTACAAAAGCGTCGAGTATCATGAACGAGAGACGTTTGAAATGCTTGGCATCTATTTTGACGGTCACCCGCGAAATGACAGGTTCCTTCTGCCCGAGGACTGGGCGGACCTTCCGCCTCTCCGGAAGGATTTTAGGATCAAAGGGAGATAG